A window of the Thermoleophilia bacterium genome harbors these coding sequences:
- a CDS encoding LLM class flavin-dependent oxidoreductase, protein MTLSSGPGLRVGVRLPQYASSWPHLREAAIRAESLGFDSVWLNDHLWTPGRLHGDDAFDGLATLAAVAAVTDRITIGTAVMSASYRPAPLAAKMASVLDVISGGRLVLGLGTGSDEPEHHAYGYPFPGAGARTAGLVQAFDVLTAMWESPDGATVEGRLHDAPCNPPVMSRPRPPILLAAQHPRLLRMAGARADGLFAAFLGPDDLRAHVAVAQQARDEAGRRDPMRVAVYLYALPIRDRDEALGWVTPEAEVLGSRPEAYLTWLSSRGLAVAPEVIAEHLARYAAAGATDAVLVLPNRVPLDALDALAEVMDQPTPPPGRAPRAHRAVMTTGVSAEENLVDLVVERHRRDGRGTHAAVTDEAGTWTFDDLSRAVHRAAGALRAVGLRRGQHVAVAMRDGRPWVQAVLGVAAAGGVVVPLDPATDPVVLADVLTDAMVTIVVADEPVPGGPWRVISPRILEAGRPAPITPVSPDDPAYIVYSSGSTGRPKGAVHAHGDMRVSVEGYAAAILALEPGDICHAVSRGFTSLGFGNGFFRPLGRGARVVHTRTRPTVRTVLTACRDNGVTVLSGVPAFWAQLAAFLERHPDDGAALAAVRLVVSSGDSLPTPVLRRLRAVLPGRDVLEGFGCSECSNIVLSTRPGEDLPGRLGGPVPGAEVSLRDEHGSPVPSGTPGRLWIRSASNTSGYVRRRALTRDLLHGEWIRMSDILVEDDGVYRHIGRADDLFKVDAIFVSPVQVEAVILAHPAVAEVVVVGRADTHGLMRVVAVVVAHEGADRSAAEREIRSSVVRAVGPHAAPHSIEWHDSLPRLASGKVARRTLREDR, encoded by the coding sequence ATGACCCTGTCGAGCGGTCCCGGCCTGAGGGTCGGAGTCCGGTTGCCGCAGTACGCATCGTCGTGGCCCCATCTGCGTGAGGCCGCGATCCGTGCCGAGTCGCTGGGTTTCGACTCCGTCTGGCTGAACGACCACCTGTGGACGCCGGGTCGCCTACACGGCGACGACGCCTTCGATGGCCTCGCCACTCTTGCGGCAGTCGCCGCCGTGACCGATCGCATCACGATTGGAACGGCGGTCATGTCGGCGTCGTATCGGCCCGCACCCCTTGCGGCCAAGATGGCGTCGGTGCTGGACGTCATCTCGGGTGGCCGACTGGTGCTCGGGCTGGGCACGGGATCGGATGAGCCCGAGCACCACGCCTACGGATATCCCTTTCCCGGGGCGGGCGCACGCACCGCCGGTCTCGTGCAGGCGTTCGATGTGCTCACGGCCATGTGGGAATCGCCGGATGGCGCCACGGTGGAGGGGCGTTTACACGATGCACCATGCAACCCACCGGTCATGTCGCGCCCCCGTCCGCCCATCCTCCTCGCCGCCCAGCACCCCCGGCTGCTTCGTATGGCGGGCGCACGCGCCGACGGCCTCTTCGCGGCGTTCTTGGGACCCGACGATCTCCGCGCTCATGTCGCGGTGGCGCAGCAGGCACGTGACGAGGCGGGCCGGAGGGATCCCATGCGTGTGGCGGTCTACCTCTACGCGCTGCCGATACGCGACCGCGACGAGGCGCTCGGCTGGGTGACCCCCGAGGCTGAGGTCCTCGGCAGCCGCCCGGAGGCCTATCTCACGTGGCTGTCGTCGCGCGGCCTTGCGGTCGCCCCGGAGGTGATTGCCGAGCACCTCGCCCGCTACGCCGCCGCCGGTGCCACCGACGCGGTATTGGTGCTGCCCAATCGCGTGCCACTCGATGCACTCGATGCGCTGGCCGAGGTGATGGACCAACCCACGCCGCCACCCGGTCGCGCGCCGCGCGCTCACCGAGCGGTGATGACCACTGGGGTGTCGGCGGAGGAAAACCTGGTGGATCTGGTGGTTGAGCGCCACCGGCGGGACGGACGTGGCACCCATGCGGCCGTCACCGACGAGGCGGGCACGTGGACCTTCGACGACCTTTCCCGGGCTGTCCATCGTGCGGCGGGCGCCCTACGTGCGGTTGGCCTGCGCCGCGGCCAGCACGTGGCCGTGGCGATGCGCGACGGACGCCCCTGGGTGCAGGCGGTCCTCGGGGTCGCGGCTGCGGGCGGGGTGGTCGTGCCCCTCGATCCCGCCACCGACCCGGTTGTCCTCGCCGATGTGCTCACGGACGCGATGGTGACCATTGTGGTTGCGGATGAGCCTGTGCCGGGCGGCCCGTGGCGGGTCATTTCGCCACGGATACTCGAGGCCGGACGGCCCGCGCCCATCACGCCGGTGAGCCCCGACGACCCCGCCTACATCGTGTATTCGTCGGGATCCACCGGCCGGCCCAAGGGCGCCGTTCACGCCCACGGCGACATGCGCGTATCGGTGGAGGGCTACGCGGCGGCGATTCTGGCGCTCGAACCCGGTGACATCTGCCATGCGGTATCGCGCGGATTCACGTCACTCGGATTCGGCAACGGCTTCTTCCGCCCCCTCGGCCGGGGCGCCCGGGTGGTGCACACACGCACCCGGCCCACGGTGCGGACGGTGCTCACCGCTTGCCGTGACAACGGGGTCACCGTCCTCTCCGGCGTGCCGGCGTTCTGGGCGCAGTTGGCCGCGTTTCTCGAGCGGCATCCCGACGACGGCGCCGCGCTCGCCGCGGTGCGTCTGGTGGTGTCATCCGGCGATTCGCTGCCCACTCCGGTGCTCCGGCGACTACGCGCCGTGCTTCCGGGGCGTGACGTGCTCGAGGGTTTCGGCTGCTCCGAGTGCTCCAACATCGTCCTCTCCACCCGACCGGGCGAGGACCTTCCCGGGCGCCTCGGCGGACCCGTCCCCGGCGCCGAGGTGTCTCTGCGAGACGAGCACGGCTCCCCCGTGCCGAGCGGAACGCCCGGACGCCTGTGGATTCGCTCGGCCAGCAACACCTCGGGGTACGTCCGTCGTCGCGCGCTCACCCGCGATCTGCTGCACGGGGAGTGGATACGCATGAGCGACATCCTGGTGGAAGACGACGGTGTCTACCGCCACATCGGCCGCGCCGACGATTTGTTCAAGGTCGATGCCATCTTTGTGAGTCCGGTGCAGGTGGAGGCGGTAATTCTGGCCCACCCCGCCGTGGCCGAGGTCGTCGTGGTCGGCCGCGCGGACACGCACGGGCTCATGCGGGTGGTCGCTGTGGTCGTGGCCCACGAGGGTGCGGATCGATCCGCGGCGGAGCGGGAGATCCGGTCGTCGGTGGTGCGGGCGGTGGGACCACACGCCGCGCCCCATTCAATCGAGTGGCACGATTCCCTCCCTCGTTTGGCATCGGGCAAGGTGGCCCGTCGCACGCTGCGGGAGGACCGTTAG
- a CDS encoding TerC/Alx family metal homeostasis membrane protein, with protein sequence MPSGTGEGDASHSRPVNIPYWAWAALVVGTVLIIALDLLVVSRDDKEMSLRSALTWSGIWLAVGVAFTFVIWAAFGGRYAGEYISGFLLEYSLSMDNLFVFIVLFGFFAVPQRSRLRVLTIGILMALGLRLIAILVGGVLIAKAEWVLYIFGAFLIYTAWRLIRHDEESAGPEASRILRLLQRRLPLTGTYEGQRFRVKRNGAWFYTTLLLVLIMLAGTDLVFALDSIPAAFGVTREPFIVFAVNAFALMGLRSLYFVLERLVDRFAYLSVGLAIVLAFVGVKMLLTDMWHPPMWLSLGVIALVLGGSILISWWRTRPPAPPATP encoded by the coding sequence ATTCCGTCGGGCACGGGGGAGGGTGATGCTTCACACTCCCGCCCCGTGAACATCCCCTACTGGGCATGGGCCGCGCTCGTGGTCGGCACCGTGCTGATCATCGCGCTTGACCTCCTCGTCGTCTCGCGCGACGACAAGGAGATGTCGCTGCGGTCGGCCCTCACTTGGAGTGGAATCTGGCTCGCCGTCGGGGTGGCCTTCACGTTCGTGATCTGGGCCGCGTTTGGCGGCCGCTATGCGGGCGAGTACATCTCGGGCTTCCTGCTCGAGTACTCGCTGTCCATGGACAACCTGTTCGTGTTCATCGTTCTGTTCGGGTTCTTCGCGGTGCCCCAGCGATCGCGGCTCCGTGTACTGACCATCGGCATCCTTATGGCGCTTGGGCTGCGCCTCATTGCCATCCTCGTGGGCGGCGTGCTCATCGCGAAGGCGGAGTGGGTGCTCTACATCTTCGGGGCGTTCCTCATCTACACCGCGTGGCGGCTCATCCGTCACGACGAGGAGTCGGCGGGCCCCGAGGCGTCACGGATACTGCGCCTTCTGCAGCGCCGCCTCCCGCTCACCGGCACCTACGAGGGCCAGCGGTTCCGCGTCAAGCGGAATGGCGCATGGTTCTACACCACGCTTCTTCTGGTGCTGATCATGCTCGCGGGCACCGACCTCGTATTCGCCCTGGACTCGATCCCTGCCGCCTTCGGAGTGACCCGGGAGCCCTTCATCGTGTTCGCGGTCAACGCGTTCGCACTCATGGGGCTGCGTTCCCTCTACTTCGTGCTCGAAAGGCTCGTGGACCGCTTCGCCTACCTCTCGGTCGGGTTGGCCATCGTCCTCGCATTCGTGGGCGTGAAGATGCTGCTCACCGACATGTGGCACCCGCCGATGTGGCTGTCACTCGGAGTGATTGCGCTGGTCCTGGGCGGCAGCATCCTCATCAGTTGGTGGAGGACACGGCCCCCCGCGCCCCCGGCCACTCCCTGA
- a CDS encoding LytR family transcriptional regulator, with translation MPCAAGPRMGPMRTDGLWAVGGALIWRRRTARKPTRTIAPSDDGPCEGGADAVIRRLGGVQFDLRMASNDPSRGSNDRSRGGAPNNWARPVLLVVAAVVIGFVIGWFARGDGGGVLLPIVTDSIQTTATTATVDTIGPIGTTGTTGTVTTTDTTGTTGATVTGAPARDQIKLVILNGTETSGLAGRTVAQAEAIGYVGVGKGDAPAIQATSVAYYRTGENAAAQQVAADLGAQMEEPLVDGSSIESAAVTVQPDVDVVLVLGG, from the coding sequence ATGCCATGCGCGGCAGGCCCCCGGATGGGGCCGATGCGAACCGATGGTCTGTGGGCGGTCGGCGGGGCGCTCATTTGGAGGCGCCGGACGGCCCGTAAACCGACGCGAACCATAGCACCAAGCGACGACGGCCCATGCGAAGGTGGGGCGGATGCGGTGATACGCCGACTAGGTGGGGTACAATTCGATTTACGTATGGCGAGCAACGATCCTTCACGCGGTAGCAACGATCGTTCACGCGGTGGCGCTCCCAACAACTGGGCCCGCCCCGTCCTTCTCGTAGTCGCCGCAGTCGTCATCGGATTCGTCATCGGGTGGTTCGCCCGCGGCGACGGAGGCGGTGTGCTGCTGCCGATCGTCACGGACTCGATACAGACCACGGCGACCACGGCAACGGTGGACACCATCGGCCCGATCGGGACCACGGGTACTACCGGCACGGTCACGACCACGGATACCACCGGAACCACGGGCGCCACGGTCACCGGTGCCCCGGCACGCGATCAGATCAAGTTGGTCATCCTCAACGGCACCGAGACGTCGGGTCTCGCTGGCAGGACGGTGGCGCAGGCCGAGGCCATTGGGTACGTGGGCGTCGGCAAGGGTGATGCACCCGCGATCCAGGCGACCAGCGTCGCCTACTACCGCACCGGTGAGAATGCTGCTGCGCAGCAGGTGGCCGCCGACCTCGGTGCGCAGATGGAGGAACCGCTCGTGGATGGCAGTTCCATCGAGTCGGCCGCGGTTACCGTTCAGCCCGACGTCGATGTGGTGCTCGTCCTCGGGGGATGA
- a CDS encoding DEAD/DEAH box helicase, which yields MGREVRDDMSTPTQTTDTLTPAERLEAALADPAAWWPDVVLREHQIEALDELAVRLRGGASRTWVDAPTGSGKTITFCALATALDGSAVILVPRRNLADQTAAALATFFSGVPFRVDGVGSIGAPGITICTYQAALRHQGEVDWESVTLLVCDEAHTTLGQQTRRMIDRATNATVVGFTATPSTTTGHVEQVFGPVATTLDRQAAIDRGILCPLRSLRVERAVDLSDVARVRGDFDQASLGRAMDRAKWHRACADVWAEHFQPLGLAGVAYTATVAQAHALADEMLERGVRAAAVSGQTPARELTRLLAVFGRGDIDVLCNADLLTEGWDETRASVVMHLAPTTSERVFVQRLGRVMRPAEGKEAVSVEFLPAGDPMGVQTSHDLFGMGWYKPLGRVAGPPEGGEAGKLARAAALLAEQDGGRASLVNPGAPATALVAGFRDGGWRDADPGEIPTSVMEEWVQAAAADTDWSEVADRITAGVSPLGAHAWWALSGVVARVAESGDEQPLWRSWATALLVQPDLRQALPADAPRAILDRLRMTARERIRALWFHADQANKWDNVAALEQQGRSAERRRRWSALESASGWAPAWAWEASRGLADATRPGRNQEIHRIAKWESEHLIVNGGELGLIGLWLRAVGAPAPDPIVPPDGTSLLKPGAAARVILALGPDDVPLKGEDIRVASRAAGTCGGWAELRGALDAIDWTSVDGRRALRAAVGTRQARALQSPRAWNQLRPKAPRLPMVDEMGIGASASEQGGSTRRKRRRRRKMGTSEVATAAPSDSNGATGAIGSANVPTVPGDDPPGTVGTTADETAPKGRRRRRRRRPASATAAEGHPPTASHDE from the coding sequence ATGGGCCGAGAGGTGCGAGATGACATGAGTACTCCCACACAGACGACGGACACGCTCACCCCTGCCGAGCGATTGGAGGCTGCGCTCGCCGACCCGGCGGCGTGGTGGCCCGACGTGGTGCTCCGGGAGCACCAGATCGAGGCCCTCGACGAGCTCGCCGTCCGGCTCCGCGGTGGTGCGTCGCGCACATGGGTGGACGCCCCCACCGGATCCGGAAAGACCATCACCTTCTGTGCGCTGGCCACGGCTCTCGACGGGTCCGCCGTCATCCTGGTCCCCCGGCGCAACCTTGCCGACCAGACGGCCGCGGCACTCGCCACCTTCTTTTCCGGCGTACCGTTCCGGGTGGACGGGGTGGGGTCCATCGGCGCGCCCGGCATCACGATCTGCACGTATCAGGCCGCGCTTCGCCACCAGGGTGAGGTCGACTGGGAGTCGGTGACCCTGCTGGTGTGCGACGAGGCACACACGACTCTGGGGCAGCAAACGCGGCGCATGATCGATCGCGCGACCAACGCCACGGTGGTGGGGTTCACCGCCACGCCATCCACCACCACCGGTCATGTGGAACAGGTCTTCGGGCCGGTAGCCACCACGCTCGATCGCCAGGCCGCGATCGATCGGGGCATCCTCTGTCCGCTCCGCTCGTTACGCGTGGAGCGCGCGGTGGATCTGTCGGATGTCGCCCGCGTGCGCGGCGACTTCGATCAGGCCAGTCTCGGGCGGGCGATGGACAGGGCCAAATGGCACCGCGCGTGTGCCGACGTCTGGGCCGAGCACTTCCAACCGCTCGGTCTGGCGGGGGTCGCGTATACGGCCACCGTGGCGCAAGCCCATGCCCTCGCGGACGAGATGCTGGAGCGCGGCGTACGCGCGGCAGCCGTATCCGGCCAAACCCCGGCCCGGGAACTCACGCGACTGCTCGCCGTCTTCGGGCGGGGGGACATCGACGTGCTGTGCAACGCCGACCTCCTCACCGAGGGCTGGGACGAGACCCGCGCATCGGTGGTAATGCACCTCGCACCCACCACCAGCGAGCGGGTGTTCGTGCAGCGCCTCGGACGCGTGATGCGCCCGGCCGAGGGCAAAGAGGCGGTGTCGGTGGAGTTCCTCCCAGCTGGGGACCCCATGGGCGTGCAGACCAGCCACGACCTGTTCGGCATGGGCTGGTACAAGCCGCTCGGACGGGTGGCCGGACCGCCTGAGGGTGGCGAGGCCGGAAAACTGGCCCGGGCGGCAGCCCTCCTGGCCGAGCAGGACGGCGGGCGCGCGAGCCTCGTCAACCCCGGTGCCCCCGCCACGGCGCTGGTCGCCGGGTTTCGGGATGGCGGGTGGCGCGATGCCGATCCCGGTGAGATCCCGACCTCCGTCATGGAGGAGTGGGTCCAGGCGGCGGCGGCGGACACCGACTGGTCCGAGGTAGCCGACCGGATCACCGCGGGAGTGAGCCCCCTCGGCGCCCACGCCTGGTGGGCACTGTCCGGCGTCGTGGCGCGCGTGGCCGAGAGTGGCGATGAACAGCCCCTCTGGCGATCCTGGGCCACGGCACTGCTGGTCCAGCCCGATCTACGTCAGGCCCTGCCCGCCGATGCACCGCGGGCGATCCTCGATCGCCTGCGCATGACGGCCCGCGAACGCATCCGGGCGCTCTGGTTCCACGCCGATCAGGCGAACAAGTGGGACAACGTGGCGGCGCTCGAGCAGCAGGGGCGCTCGGCCGAACGCCGTCGCCGCTGGTCGGCGCTCGAGTCCGCATCCGGGTGGGCCCCAGCGTGGGCCTGGGAGGCGTCACGTGGTCTGGCCGACGCCACCCGCCCCGGTCGTAACCAAGAGATCCACCGCATCGCCAAGTGGGAGTCTGAGCACCTCATCGTGAATGGTGGCGAGCTCGGCCTGATCGGACTGTGGTTGCGCGCCGTGGGTGCGCCCGCTCCGGACCCCATCGTGCCGCCCGATGGCACCTCGCTTCTCAAGCCCGGCGCGGCCGCCCGAGTGATCCTCGCCCTCGGCCCCGACGACGTGCCGCTGAAGGGAGAGGACATCCGCGTGGCGAGCCGTGCGGCGGGAACGTGTGGTGGGTGGGCAGAACTCCGTGGAGCGCTCGACGCCATCGACTGGACCTCGGTGGACGGCCGACGGGCGCTCCGTGCCGCGGTGGGCACGCGACAGGCACGGGCTCTGCAGAGCCCACGGGCGTGGAACCAACTGCGCCCGAAGGCCCCACGCCTGCCCATGGTCGACGAGATGGGAATCGGCGCGTCGGCGTCTGAGCAGGGTGGATCCACCCGTCGTAAACGCCGGCGCCGACGGAAGATGGGCACGTCCGAGGTCGCTACCGCGGCGCCGTCGGATTCGAATGGGGCGACCGGCGCGATCGGTTCTGCGAACGTCCCGACCGTGCCGGGGGACGATCCCCCCGGCACGGTCGGGACGACGGCAGACGAAACCGCTCCCAAGGGTCGCCGCCGCAGACGCCGTCGGCGTCCTGCGAGCGCGACGGCCGCCGAGGGCCACCCCCCGACGGCCTCGCACGACGAATGA
- a CDS encoding nitrite/sulfite reductase has translation MSTTGWRERLEGTMPSDLAEEIEVFENQMELRKDGRVDERVFAETRLRRGVYGQRYDNGMRHDGVEQRRLQFPSGDLTKGPETLWDAPGMLRIKVPWGGLTPQQIDVLAELAEEYSDHILHVTTRQDIQLHYVHIEDMPTVMRRLAAVGMTTREACGNGVRNLTACPLSGVCRTESFDVTPHSEALFRFLLGHPDCQDFGRKFKIAFSGCADEACGLVMMHDLGAIARTDTVDGQPVDSFDVYVGGGLGTTPQQAKLLAERVALGELLPTVQAVSRVFARLGEKQNRNRARIKFLVRSLGIEEFQRLVAVEREILPFDARWTAHLGDGLPPEEPAHPLDSGVEDDAGGSPFAAWRDTNVYLQRQTGYAVVSIPLPLGDIASVQARLLADVARRFVGDTVRTTVEQNIVFRWVRLEDLRDIHAALAEIGMADPVAETIVDVTSCPGTDTCKLGISASRGLAGELRERLAARSTELDEAVKGLRIKVSGCFNSCGQHHVADIGFFGNSRKAAGKAVAHFQVVLGGQWQNNGGSYGLAVGAIPSKRIPEVVDRITARFVDDRVPGESFLDWTSRTGRAGLAEIIADLKQIPSYEEEPGLFSDWGNPREFSVGDIGIGECAGEVISSTDLELSFAESIAFEAQVALEDGDVARADERAYRSMVTAARAIVRTELPDVREDDDVIVREFDTRFVATDRFRDRFAHAKFARPLLDRHMSGEVARDKEAARVLVEEAQLFIDAAHAFQIREAGATSATQ, from the coding sequence GTGAGCACGACTGGCTGGCGCGAGCGCCTTGAGGGAACGATGCCGTCCGACCTCGCGGAGGAGATCGAGGTCTTCGAGAACCAGATGGAACTCCGCAAGGACGGCCGTGTGGACGAGCGCGTCTTCGCGGAGACGCGCCTGCGGCGCGGTGTCTACGGGCAGCGCTACGACAACGGAATGCGCCACGACGGCGTGGAGCAGCGCCGTTTGCAGTTCCCATCCGGTGACCTCACCAAGGGACCGGAGACGCTGTGGGACGCGCCCGGAATGCTGCGCATCAAGGTGCCGTGGGGCGGGCTCACCCCGCAGCAGATCGACGTTCTCGCCGAGCTTGCCGAGGAGTACTCGGATCACATCCTGCACGTGACCACGCGTCAGGACATCCAACTGCACTACGTCCACATCGAGGACATGCCCACCGTCATGCGACGCCTCGCGGCCGTGGGGATGACCACGCGCGAGGCCTGCGGCAACGGTGTGCGAAACCTCACCGCCTGCCCGCTCTCCGGTGTGTGCCGCACGGAATCGTTCGATGTGACCCCGCACTCGGAGGCCCTGTTCCGCTTCCTGCTTGGACACCCCGACTGCCAGGACTTCGGCCGCAAGTTCAAAATCGCCTTCTCGGGCTGCGCCGATGAGGCCTGTGGCCTTGTGATGATGCACGACCTCGGGGCCATCGCGCGCACCGACACCGTGGACGGCCAGCCGGTCGATTCGTTCGACGTCTACGTAGGGGGCGGCCTCGGTACGACCCCGCAGCAGGCCAAACTCTTGGCCGAACGCGTGGCACTGGGCGAGCTGCTGCCGACCGTGCAGGCCGTGTCGCGTGTGTTCGCGCGCCTCGGCGAGAAGCAGAACCGCAACCGCGCCCGCATCAAGTTCCTCGTTCGCTCGCTGGGTATCGAGGAGTTCCAGCGCCTCGTGGCGGTCGAGCGGGAGATCCTGCCATTCGACGCGCGCTGGACCGCGCACCTCGGGGACGGTCTTCCTCCCGAAGAGCCCGCTCACCCGCTCGATTCGGGCGTGGAGGACGACGCAGGGGGGTCGCCATTCGCCGCCTGGCGTGACACCAACGTCTACCTGCAGCGCCAGACCGGATATGCCGTGGTCAGCATCCCGCTTCCCCTCGGTGACATCGCGTCGGTTCAGGCGCGCCTTCTCGCCGACGTCGCCCGGCGCTTTGTGGGCGACACCGTGCGCACCACCGTGGAGCAGAACATCGTGTTCCGCTGGGTGCGCCTCGAGGACCTGCGCGACATTCATGCGGCTCTCGCCGAGATCGGTATGGCCGACCCGGTGGCCGAGACCATCGTCGATGTGACGTCGTGCCCGGGAACCGACACCTGCAAGCTCGGTATCTCGGCGTCACGCGGCCTCGCCGGTGAGTTGCGGGAGCGTCTGGCCGCGCGATCGACCGAACTGGACGAAGCCGTCAAGGGCCTGCGTATCAAGGTGAGCGGCTGCTTCAACTCGTGCGGTCAGCACCACGTGGCCGACATCGGCTTCTTCGGCAACAGCCGCAAGGCCGCCGGCAAGGCCGTGGCCCACTTTCAGGTGGTGCTTGGGGGCCAGTGGCAGAACAACGGTGGCTCGTACGGCCTCGCCGTGGGTGCCATCCCCAGCAAACGCATCCCCGAGGTGGTGGACCGCATCACGGCCCGCTTCGTGGATGACCGTGTGCCGGGCGAATCGTTCCTCGATTGGACCAGCCGCACCGGTCGCGCCGGCCTCGCGGAGATCATCGCCGACCTCAAGCAGATCCCCTCCTACGAGGAGGAGCCAGGGCTCTTCAGCGACTGGGGCAACCCGCGCGAGTTCAGCGTGGGCGACATCGGCATCGGCGAGTGCGCAGGCGAGGTCATCTCGTCCACCGACCTCGAGTTGTCGTTCGCGGAGAGCATCGCCTTCGAGGCGCAGGTGGCCCTGGAGGATGGCGACGTGGCACGCGCGGACGAGCGTGCGTACCGGTCCATGGTGACCGCCGCGCGCGCGATCGTGCGCACCGAACTGCCGGACGTCCGCGAGGACGACGACGTAATCGTGCGGGAGTTCGACACACGCTTTGTCGCGACCGACCGCTTCCGCGACCGCTTCGCGCACGCCAAGTTCGCCCGCCCGCTCCTGGACCGGCACATGAGCGGCGAGGTCGCGCGCGACAAGGAGGCCGCCCGCGTGCTCGTGGAGGAGGCCCAGTTGTTCATCGATGCCGCCCACGCGTTCCAGATCCGTGAGGCCGGCGCAACCTCCGCAACCCAGTAG
- a CDS encoding undecaprenyl-diphosphate phosphatase, translating to MSWFQAVILGITQGLTEFLPISSSAHLRIVPAILGWDDPGARFTAIIQLGTMLAVVLYFGRDLLGVISTWTRSWFRPHLRSDLNARMGWYLVIGTIPIVIGGFAFKDQIETGVRSLYLMGVTLIVFGIILGAADWLGRKERPVSSVGRRDAIWVGLAQALALIPGVSRSGATITMGLIRGLDREAAARFSFLLSIPAIVLSGVYELYAQLAHPEGVPVAVGPLIIATIVSFIVGYASIAFLLKWLARHTLYVFVVYRIALGLILLALAGAGVIS from the coding sequence ATGTCTTGGTTCCAGGCGGTCATTCTCGGTATCACGCAGGGGCTCACGGAGTTCCTACCCATCTCGAGTTCGGCGCATCTGCGCATCGTTCCCGCCATTCTCGGCTGGGACGACCCCGGTGCGCGCTTCACGGCGATCATCCAACTGGGGACCATGCTCGCGGTGGTGCTCTACTTCGGGCGCGACCTACTTGGCGTCATCAGCACGTGGACGCGCAGTTGGTTCCGCCCGCACCTGCGATCCGACCTCAACGCCCGGATGGGCTGGTACCTCGTCATCGGAACGATCCCCATCGTCATCGGTGGGTTCGCCTTCAAGGACCAGATCGAGACCGGGGTGCGCAGCCTCTACCTGATGGGGGTCACTCTCATCGTGTTCGGCATCATCCTCGGCGCGGCCGACTGGCTGGGCCGAAAGGAGCGTCCGGTGTCGTCGGTGGGTCGCCGTGACGCCATTTGGGTGGGTCTGGCGCAGGCCCTCGCTCTCATCCCCGGGGTGTCGCGCTCCGGTGCCACGATCACCATGGGTCTCATCCGTGGTCTCGACCGGGAAGCCGCGGCGCGGTTTTCGTTCCTGCTCTCCATCCCGGCAATCGTTCTCTCCGGGGTTTACGAACTGTACGCGCAGCTGGCGCATCCTGAGGGTGTACCCGTGGCCGTCGGGCCGCTCATCATCGCCACCATCGTGTCCTTCATCGTGGGCTACGCCTCCATCGCGTTTCTGCTCAAGTGGCTCGCTCGTCACACCCTGTACGTCTTCGTCGTCTACCGGATCGCTCTCGGGTTGATCCTTCTCGCACTCGCCGGTGCCGGAGTCATCTCGTAG
- a CDS encoding HAD-IIA family hydrolase produces the protein MASTSPLTERYAGLVLDLDGCLWVGDDVVPGAPAAVDAWRASERPLVFLTNDPRCAPEDLVQRLWSHGIRASVDEVITSGVVMQAYLADRFPGCDAVVVGSTAMVRHVRLAGLHVIAREDLVSRADVVVLAGHPDLTATELMWAVRAAHSGASVVATGRDGLVPTDHGVIPGTGAVVAYVEFASGAQAVAVGKPSATAWRTALDRLGVDGPVLAIGDRLDSDVAGACAAGLDAALVLTGVTDRDDLDAWDGPAPVAVGDDLAALLLG, from the coding sequence ATGGCGAGTACGTCACCTCTTACCGAGCGCTACGCGGGCCTCGTGCTCGACCTCGACGGCTGCCTCTGGGTGGGCGACGACGTGGTGCCGGGGGCACCGGCCGCGGTTGATGCCTGGCGGGCGTCGGAGCGACCGCTCGTGTTTCTCACCAACGACCCGCGATGCGCGCCCGAGGATCTGGTGCAGCGCCTGTGGTCGCACGGCATCCGGGCGTCGGTTGACGAGGTCATCACCTCCGGTGTGGTGATGCAGGCGTACCTCGCGGACCGGTTTCCCGGTTGCGACGCCGTGGTGGTGGGAAGCACGGCCATGGTGCGGCACGTGCGCCTCGCCGGTCTGCACGTCATCGCGAGGGAGGACTTGGTGTCACGCGCCGATGTCGTGGTGCTGGCGGGGCATCCGGACCTCACCGCCACCGAACTGATGTGGGCGGTCCGGGCGGCGCACTCCGGCGCGTCGGTCGTGGCCACCGGGCGCGATGGCCTCGTGCCCACCGACCACGGGGTGATCCCCGGCACCGGCGCAGTGGTGGCCTACGTGGAGTTCGCGTCGGGAGCGCAGGCGGTGGCGGTAGGCAAGCCCAGCGCCACCGCCTGGCGTACTGCCCTAGACCGCCTCGGAGTGGACGGACCCGTACTGGCCATCGGGGACCGTCTCGACTCCGACGTCGCCGGCGCGTGCGCGGCGGGGCTCGATGCCGCCCTCGTTCTGACCGGTGTCACCGACCGGGACGATCTGGACGCCTGGGACGGCCCGGCACCGGTGGCCGTGGGAGACGATCTGGCAGCCCTGCTCCTAGGCTAA